A region of Neochlamydia sp. S13 DNA encodes the following proteins:
- a CDS encoding tRNA 2-thiocytidine biosynthesis TtcA family protein, translating into MTISLPIAQPPWSRLGKKLESTFRRALYDYQMLESNNKIAIALSGGKDSLTLLFLLKAISGKGFPELDIYAILVNGEFSCGAGVNVTYLKAICDQLGVHFIVKESKQKLETLECYSCSRERRSLLFEAAKSVGATTIAFGHHRDDNIQTLLMNLLHKGEFAGNLPKIYMQKYGITIIRPLIYIQEEDIRAFAEQYGFIRITCRCPVGQNSMRKKVKGLIKEIEILYPYASENIARASLLYGSHKAAKP; encoded by the coding sequence ATGACTATCTCTCTACCTATTGCTCAACCGCCCTGGTCGCGCTTAGGTAAAAAATTAGAAAGCACTTTTCGCCGAGCTCTTTATGACTATCAAATGCTAGAGAGCAATAATAAGATAGCGATAGCCCTATCGGGAGGAAAAGATAGCTTGACGCTATTATTTTTACTAAAAGCTATATCAGGTAAGGGCTTTCCTGAATTAGATATATATGCCATCCTTGTTAATGGCGAATTTTCTTGCGGGGCAGGCGTAAATGTCACCTACTTAAAAGCTATTTGCGATCAGCTAGGCGTCCATTTTATTGTTAAAGAATCTAAGCAAAAACTCGAAACACTTGAATGCTACAGTTGTTCTCGCGAAAGAAGATCCCTTCTTTTTGAAGCTGCCAAAAGTGTAGGAGCCACTACTATTGCTTTTGGCCATCATCGTGATGATAACATTCAGACCCTGTTAATGAATTTGTTGCATAAAGGTGAATTTGCAGGAAATTTACCCAAAATTTATATGCAAAAATATGGGATAACGATTATACGCCCTCTTATTTACATTCAAGAAGAAGATATTCGTGCTTTTGCAGAACAGTATGGATTCATAAGAATTACGTGCCGATGTCCTGTAGGACAAAATTCCATGCGCAAGAAAGTAAAGGGACTAATTAAAGAAATAGAAATTCTTTACCCTTATGCTAGCGAAAATATTGCCCGAGCCTCTCTTTTATATGGCTCGCATAAAGCTGCTAAGCCCTAA
- a CDS encoding AAA family ATPase, with the protein MVYSRSNEHENHITIQGVEIALGFPDQFNFQWIGQKDVLDQLLAAWLVIDEKDIPLNPRLIGKPGVGKTTLAYAAAKKLNKEVYIFQCTMDTRPEDLLISPVIDKAGGIRYVASALVTAMLRGGVCILDEANRMSEKSWASLAPLLDTRRYIESIVAGLKVSADPGFRICITMNDDTSTFEIPEYIHSRLQPQIYLDFPEAEEEKRILKENLPFIDEYIVEYVINFLQKAHTNAENYTIRDGINIARYAAKRLKTLENSKINIDNLLRQAVLMTLGDEALTHLM; encoded by the coding sequence ATGGTTTATTCCAGGTCCAATGAGCATGAAAATCATATCACTATTCAAGGAGTGGAAATTGCTTTAGGATTTCCTGACCAATTCAATTTTCAATGGATAGGTCAAAAAGATGTATTGGATCAACTTCTGGCAGCTTGGTTGGTCATTGATGAAAAAGATATACCTTTAAACCCTCGCTTAATTGGCAAGCCAGGAGTCGGCAAAACTACCCTTGCCTATGCAGCAGCAAAAAAGCTAAATAAAGAGGTTTATATTTTTCAATGCACGATGGATACACGTCCAGAAGATTTACTTATTAGCCCTGTTATAGATAAAGCAGGCGGAATCCGGTATGTAGCTTCCGCTTTAGTTACTGCCATGCTACGAGGGGGCGTCTGTATTCTTGATGAAGCTAATCGCATGAGTGAAAAGTCATGGGCTTCACTAGCTCCCCTTCTCGACACAAGACGCTATATTGAATCCATTGTAGCTGGCCTTAAAGTATCGGCAGACCCTGGCTTTCGCATCTGTATTACCATGAACGATGATACTTCGACGTTTGAGATTCCGGAATATATTCACAGTCGTTTACAGCCTCAGATCTATCTGGATTTTCCCGAAGCCGAGGAAGAAAAACGCATTCTTAAAGAAAATCTACCTTTTATTGATGAGTATATTGTTGAGTACGTTATTAATTTTTTACAAAAAGCCCATACTAACGCTGAAAATTACACGATCAGGGACGGAATCAATATTGCACGTTATGCAGCGAAGAGGTTAAAAACTTTAGAAAACAGTAAAATTAATATTGATAATTTGCTACGTCAAGCCGTTCTCATGACGCTTGGCGATGAAGCACTTACCCACCTCATGTAA
- the surE gene encoding 5'/3'-nucleotidase SurE, with product MSKRPHLLITNDDGIYAPGIRHLWNALKDFADITIVAPATEQSAVGVSITVRNPLRLHQVEWAGQTQAWSLTGTPADCVKMGLKVILDRKPDLIVSGINRGSNAGRNLMYSGTVGGTIEGIIQGVPGIAFSCVDYFNTDYQKVEHYVPLLVDYVVKHPLPSGSLLNVNFPTYQHEIKGFKLTRQGKEFWAEDPLERNHPAEGHSYYWLGAKLQQFEEHEDSDISWLARGYIAAVPVHVGELTDLAHFNEAKSHFEDHLNLQAEP from the coding sequence ATGTCTAAACGGCCTCATTTACTTATAACAAACGATGATGGCATTTATGCCCCGGGTATTCGACATCTCTGGAATGCTTTAAAAGATTTTGCAGATATAACGATCGTTGCGCCTGCAACCGAGCAATCAGCAGTCGGTGTTAGCATTACCGTACGTAACCCTCTTCGTTTACATCAGGTTGAATGGGCTGGCCAAACCCAAGCCTGGAGTCTTACAGGCACTCCTGCCGATTGCGTAAAGATGGGGCTCAAAGTAATCCTTGACAGGAAACCAGATTTGATTGTCTCGGGGATTAATCGTGGATCGAACGCAGGCCGCAACTTAATGTATAGTGGCACCGTAGGAGGTACTATTGAAGGTATTATTCAAGGTGTGCCTGGCATTGCTTTTTCTTGTGTAGATTACTTCAATACTGACTATCAAAAGGTAGAACACTATGTACCTCTTTTAGTGGATTATGTGGTGAAGCATCCCCTGCCCTCGGGTAGCTTGCTAAATGTTAACTTTCCCACTTATCAACATGAGATTAAAGGATTCAAACTGACCCGCCAAGGGAAAGAATTTTGGGCTGAAGATCCGTTAGAGCGTAATCATCCTGCTGAAGGACATTCTTATTACTGGCTAGGTGCTAAATTGCAGCAATTCGAAGAACATGAGGATAGCGACATTTCTTGGCTTGCCCGTGGATATATCGCGGCAGTACCTGTGCATGTAGGAGAATTAACAGATTTAGCTCATTTCAATGAGGCAAAAAGCCATTTTGAAGATCATCTAAATTTGCAAGCTGAGCCTTAA
- the ltrA gene encoding group II intron reverse transcriptase/maturase has translation MNTAKSYCISKSIVWEAYKRVKANKGAAGVDEESIEEFEKNLKDNLYKLWNRLSSGSYFPPPVKIVAIPKSDGKLRKLGIPTVSDRIAQMVVKLYLEPEIDPHFHPDSYGYRPGKSALEAVGVARQRCWRNDYVIDLDIKGFFDNLDHELVMRAVRKHTESQWILLYIERWLKAPEQDADGKLIKRDRGTPQGGVISPLLANLFLHYALDEWMRKCYPGNPFERYADDIVVHCQTEAQANEIKKAIAERLAQCKLELHPAKTKIVYCKDDERRKRYLNEKFDFLGYTFRARRSKNRYGKLFINFSPAVSNKAKKAITSTMRSWKMHLRSDKKIVDLSRMFNPMIRGWINYYGKYYKSELYQIFNVANRTLARWAERKYKKLRGHSRRAMHWLGGIAKREPQLFAHWKMGAIPATRQ, from the coding sequence ATGAATACAGCAAAGTCGTATTGTATTTCTAAATCCATTGTATGGGAAGCATACAAGAGAGTAAAAGCTAACAAAGGAGCAGCAGGTGTTGACGAAGAGTCTATAGAAGAATTTGAAAAGAATCTTAAAGACAATCTGTATAAACTTTGGAATCGCCTATCGTCGGGGAGCTACTTTCCGCCTCCCGTAAAGATAGTTGCCATACCAAAAAGTGATGGAAAGCTGAGAAAGCTGGGAATACCCACAGTATCAGACAGAATCGCACAGATGGTCGTTAAGCTGTATCTAGAGCCAGAGATTGACCCACATTTTCATCCTGATTCTTATGGGTACAGACCTGGAAAATCAGCGTTAGAAGCCGTAGGAGTCGCTAGACAGAGATGTTGGCGCAACGACTATGTTATTGACCTTGATATCAAAGGATTTTTCGATAATTTAGACCACGAGCTCGTGATGAGAGCCGTAAGGAAACACACCGAAAGCCAATGGATTCTTCTGTATATAGAACGCTGGCTAAAAGCGCCAGAGCAAGATGCAGACGGGAAACTTATAAAAAGAGATAGAGGGACTCCACAAGGGGGTGTAATCAGCCCTTTACTAGCCAATCTATTTCTTCATTATGCCTTAGACGAATGGATGAGGAAATGCTATCCAGGTAATCCATTCGAGCGTTATGCTGATGATATAGTGGTTCACTGTCAAACGGAAGCGCAAGCCAACGAAATAAAGAAAGCTATTGCAGAACGCTTAGCTCAATGCAAACTGGAGTTGCATCCTGCAAAGACAAAAATCGTCTATTGCAAAGATGATGAACGAAGAAAAAGATACCTAAACGAGAAATTTGATTTTTTGGGATATACTTTTAGAGCCAGAAGATCAAAGAATCGGTATGGAAAGCTCTTCATCAACTTTAGTCCCGCAGTAAGCAATAAAGCAAAGAAAGCAATAACGAGTACGATGAGAAGTTGGAAAATGCATCTGCGCAGTGACAAGAAGATTGTAGATTTATCAAGAATGTTTAACCCCATGATAAGAGGTTGGATCAACTACTATGGTAAATATTACAAATCAGAACTCTATCAAATTTTCAATGTTGCAAACCGTACATTAGCAAGGTGGGCGGAAAGGAAATACAAGAAGTTAAGAGGCCACAGCAGAAGGGCAATGCATTGGTTGGGAGGGATCGCAAAACGAGAACCTCAGCTATTTGCTCACTGGAAAATGGGCGCCATACCTGCGACTAGACAATAG
- a CDS encoding YitT family protein, which yields MHHPTSASTKSIGSELIIYLFLIAGAFLAAFAIQVFLIPNRLIDGGIVGIAMVCANIFGTQYLGYFTFALNLPFVFLAYRYIGKVFVLHMFFALLFFTGFIFFIEHYMPWAEFKGETLEVVVIGGALLGIGIGLIIRYGGCLDGTEILGIISNRLTGFTVGQVVLVINIFVFSAAGIAFKDWHPPLLSLITYMVVSKIMDTVIVGLDETKSVIIISSKSEIIANAIVHELGLGLTIMYGRGGFSGDEREILYVIAERLQLADLKELIYREDPAAFIAIENLHEVANGNQTGKYKKTSLKELFSRMLSIKK from the coding sequence ATGCACCATCCTACCTCAGCTAGCACTAAATCCATCGGTTCAGAGCTTATTATTTATCTCTTTTTAATTGCAGGTGCTTTTTTAGCTGCTTTTGCGATTCAAGTTTTTCTGATCCCCAACCGTTTAATCGATGGTGGAATTGTAGGAATAGCCATGGTATGCGCTAATATTTTTGGCACTCAATATTTAGGATATTTTACTTTTGCTTTAAACTTGCCCTTTGTTTTTCTGGCTTACAGGTATATAGGCAAAGTTTTTGTCCTTCATATGTTTTTTGCTCTTCTTTTCTTTACCGGCTTTATTTTTTTTATTGAGCATTATATGCCCTGGGCAGAATTTAAAGGAGAAACGCTTGAGGTAGTAGTGATTGGCGGAGCGCTTTTGGGAATAGGCATAGGCTTAATCATTCGCTATGGTGGCTGTCTTGATGGCACAGAAATTCTAGGGATTATCAGTAATCGTCTCACGGGCTTTACCGTTGGACAGGTTGTTTTGGTTATTAATATTTTTGTATTTAGTGCTGCTGGAATCGCCTTTAAAGATTGGCATCCTCCTCTTCTCTCTTTGATTACCTACATGGTAGTTAGCAAAATTATGGATACTGTCATTGTAGGTTTAGATGAGACTAAATCGGTCATTATTATTTCTTCCAAATCAGAAATTATTGCCAATGCGATCGTACATGAACTAGGCTTAGGGCTAACCATTATGTATGGACGAGGCGGCTTTTCAGGAGATGAGCGAGAGATTCTTTATGTAATCGCCGAACGCCTTCAGCTTGCTGATCTTAAAGAGCTTATTTATAGAGAGGATCCTGCTGCTTTTATTGCTATTGAAAATCTTCATGAAGTGGCCAATGGCAATCAAACGGGAAAATACAAAAAAACAAGTCTGAAAGAGCTATTTTCGCGGATGTTAAGTATAAAAAAATGA
- the queG gene encoding tRNA epoxyqueuosine(34) reductase QueG, with the protein MTLSFDEIKVKALELGWDDVGITPANVRQEDIQAYKEWLAEGKHADLAYMEKEIRCYPQQYFPQAKTALIFLSYYKQPKENLLAGQGLIASYARGRDYHHVHRKRLKNFIQWLEERVGEQGIAKGFSDSSPLLEKALAVQAGLGWFGKNTLLIHRRFGTYTLLSGILTSLEIPGAVISLRLPRCGSCTRCIDACPTQALTSPYKLDAAKCLSYHLIESKKPIPLEIQQKNPGYIFGCDICQDACPHNQRTLPSLTAAFSPASGNGTYLDLEKLEECEKNPEKLFGTPLQRRGITGLKYTAETLKLK; encoded by the coding sequence ATGACTTTATCCTTTGATGAGATCAAAGTAAAAGCATTAGAATTAGGTTGGGATGATGTAGGAATTACCCCAGCAAATGTTCGCCAAGAAGATATTCAAGCCTACAAAGAATGGCTCGCCGAAGGAAAGCATGCAGATCTGGCCTACATGGAAAAGGAAATACGTTGTTATCCTCAGCAATATTTTCCCCAGGCAAAGACGGCACTTATTTTTCTTAGCTACTATAAGCAACCTAAAGAAAATCTCCTGGCAGGCCAAGGGTTGATAGCCTCCTATGCTAGAGGAAGAGACTATCATCATGTCCATCGTAAACGACTAAAAAACTTCATTCAATGGCTAGAAGAGCGCGTAGGTGAACAGGGAATAGCTAAAGGATTCAGCGATTCTAGCCCCCTTTTAGAAAAAGCTTTGGCCGTACAGGCTGGGTTGGGTTGGTTTGGCAAAAACACTTTACTTATTCACCGACGTTTTGGCACTTACACTCTGCTTTCAGGCATATTGACCTCGTTAGAGATACCAGGAGCTGTGATTTCTCTACGGCTACCGCGTTGTGGCAGTTGTACACGTTGTATAGATGCTTGTCCTACTCAGGCCTTAACTTCCCCCTATAAGTTAGACGCTGCTAAATGCTTATCTTATCACCTAATCGAATCTAAAAAACCCATTCCTCTAGAAATACAACAAAAAAATCCTGGTTATATTTTTGGCTGTGACATTTGTCAAGATGCCTGTCCTCATAATCAAAGAACTTTACCCTCTCTCACCGCAGCTTTTTCTCCTGCGAGCGGCAATGGAACTTATTTAGATTTGGAAAAATTAGAAGAATGTGAGAAAAATCCTGAGAAGCTATTTGGTACACCTTTGCAACGCCGAGGGATTACAGGATTAAAATATACCGCCGAAACCTTAAAACTAAAGTAA
- a CDS encoding TIGR00730 family Rossman fold protein, protein MLYNNVEDEAHLFKTDSWRLFRIISEFVEGFENMTTLGPSVSIFGSARLQASHPYYKLGIDVAGHIAKKGFAIITGGGPGLMEAANKGAQMTQGKSCGLGVDLPFEAELNPYIDRKYRLNFRYFFIRKVMFIRYAQGFVFLPGGYGTLDELFEALTLIQTHKIHPFPIYLMGKDYWKGIIDWIKSTMLTQQCISENDLKLISLTDDPEEVANGIERHYQRNHTQKNF, encoded by the coding sequence ATGCTATATAATAATGTCGAAGATGAAGCTCATTTGTTTAAAACTGATTCATGGCGCTTATTTAGAATTATCTCTGAATTTGTAGAAGGCTTCGAAAATATGACCACCCTCGGGCCTTCGGTATCTATCTTTGGCTCTGCTAGATTACAAGCTAGCCATCCTTATTACAAGTTAGGCATTGATGTGGCAGGACATATTGCCAAAAAAGGTTTTGCTATTATTACCGGTGGCGGGCCAGGCCTCATGGAAGCGGCTAATAAGGGAGCTCAAATGACGCAGGGCAAATCTTGCGGATTAGGAGTAGACCTGCCTTTTGAAGCAGAGTTAAATCCTTATATTGATAGAAAGTATCGCCTGAATTTTCGCTACTTTTTTATACGTAAGGTCATGTTTATTCGTTATGCTCAAGGGTTTGTCTTTTTGCCCGGAGGTTATGGCACATTGGACGAATTATTTGAAGCTCTTACCCTTATTCAAACTCATAAGATCCACCCCTTCCCTATCTATCTAATGGGTAAGGATTACTGGAAGGGAATAATAGATTGGATTAAATCTACCATGCTTACTCAACAATGTATCTCAGAAAATGATTTGAAGTTAATTTCTTTGACGGATGATCCAGAAGAAGTAGCTAATGGTATTGAACGCCATTACCAGCGCAACCACACGCAAAAAAATTTTTAA
- a CDS encoding transposase gives MTTHLLVDGNGSPLSFEVTSAKGDERKQVEKLIDPHMDKLQRLYEFSQVIPILEADKGYDSEELREKLLKRKIYPFIPRRRIGAIKKAEVIVCQLKKWRWQVERAISWLQRKFRRIVVRWERQVKYWKGLLNFSLIMFWIGRLSG, from the coding sequence ATGACTACCCATCTTCTGGTAGACGGCAATGGCAGTCCATTAAGCTTTGAAGTAACCAGTGCTAAAGGAGATGAAAGGAAACAGGTGGAAAAGTTGATTGATCCGCATATGGATAAGCTGCAAAGGCTTTATGAATTTAGCCAAGTCATACCTATTTTAGAAGCTGATAAAGGATACGACTCTGAGGAACTTAGGGAGAAGTTGCTAAAAAGGAAAATATATCCATTTATACCTAGGCGAAGAATAGGGGCTATCAAGAAAGCTGAGGTGATTGTCTGCCAGCTCAAGAAATGGAGGTGGCAAGTTGAAAGAGCCATATCTTGGCTACAACGAAAGTTTAGAAGAATCGTTGTGCGATGGGAAAGACAAGTGAAATATTGGAAAGGGTTGTTAAATTTTAGTCTTATAATGTTTTGGATAGGCAGATTATCGGGATAG